Sequence from the Aquimarina sp. Aq107 genome:
GTATCCAATGTTATGTTTTTAAATCTTAAAACATAACATTTACCAATACTAATTTATTAACACCGCACAGTAAAACTTTGTGTAATTATATGTGCGGTGTTCTCTTCTACTAAATACTAACGTATTGTGATAAGTAGTTAAAACTTGAAGTTTTTTAAAATTGGTAATAATGTTAAACAATTTGACATTAACTCCAAGGTTATTTTCTTGCTTCATTAAGGAATTAGCTACTAACAAATAAACTTAATTATAAAACATATATCCCAAATATTATGCAAATCGTAGATTTTACTTCATCAGAAATAGTTTTATTAGAAAATCATTTAACAGAAAAATCAGTTCGTAAAAAAAACTTTCTTTTACAGGAAGGTGAGGTTTGTGATTTTATGGCCTTCCTCATAAAAGGGTGTGTAAGACATTTTTATTTAGATGATGGCGATGAGATTACTTGTGATGTCTCTTTAGAAAATTCAGTAATTGTAGATTTACAAAGTTTTGATTCTGGTTTGAAAAGCAAACTAAATTTTCAAGCCCTAGAGGATTCAGAACTACTTCTAATACGAAAAAAAATGTTAAACAAACTCTATTCGATGGATCAGA
This genomic interval carries:
- a CDS encoding Crp/Fnr family transcriptional regulator; protein product: MQIVDFTSSEIVLLENHLTEKSVRKKNFLLQEGEVCDFMAFLIKGCVRHFYLDDGDEITCDVSLENSVIVDLQSFDSGLKSKLNFQALEDSELLLIRKKMLNKLYSMDQRFERFSRRIAEKMAIRCLNIAMSLTHDKPEKRYSNLVKEKPELLQRIPQKYIANILGIKPESLSRIHRRVSLKEKALV